One segment of Bradyrhizobium sp. WD16 DNA contains the following:
- a CDS encoding amidohydrolase family protein: MQFEKTKGWLDWYANPSKPRFKLPPGSVDAHCHVFGPGDKFPYAPERKYTPCDASRDQLYALRDHLGFARNVVVQATCHGADNRAMVDALVHSGGKARGVATVRRSITDAELKELHDAGVRGVRFNFVKRLVDFTPKDELIEIAERIGKLGWHVVIYFEAVDLPELWDFFTALRTTVVVDHMGRPDVSKPVDGPEFELFVKFMREHGNVWSKVSCPERLSLSGPSALDGEQNAYRDVVPFARRIVETFPDRVLWGTDWPHPNLKDHMPDDGLLVDFIPHVAVTPELQKKLLVDNPMRLYWPEIS, translated from the coding sequence ATGCAATTCGAGAAGACCAAGGGATGGCTCGACTGGTACGCCAATCCTTCCAAGCCGCGTTTCAAGCTGCCGCCGGGATCGGTGGATGCGCATTGCCACGTGTTCGGGCCGGGCGACAAGTTCCCCTATGCGCCGGAGCGCAAATACACCCCGTGCGATGCCTCGCGCGACCAGCTCTATGCGCTGCGCGACCATCTCGGCTTCGCCCGCAACGTCGTGGTGCAGGCGACCTGCCACGGCGCCGACAATCGCGCCATGGTCGACGCCCTGGTGCATTCGGGCGGCAAGGCCCGCGGGGTCGCAACCGTCAGGCGCAGCATCACCGACGCCGAACTGAAAGAGCTGCATGACGCCGGCGTGCGCGGCGTGCGCTTCAATTTCGTCAAACGCCTGGTCGATTTCACGCCCAAGGACGAACTCATCGAGATCGCCGAGCGCATCGGCAAGCTCGGCTGGCATGTGGTGATCTATTTCGAGGCGGTCGACCTGCCGGAATTGTGGGACTTCTTCACCGCGCTACGGACCACGGTGGTGGTGGATCACATGGGGCGGCCCGACGTCAGCAAGCCGGTCGATGGCCCCGAGTTCGAGCTCTTCGTCAAATTCATGCGCGAGCACGGCAACGTCTGGTCGAAGGTGAGCTGCCCGGAGCGGCTGTCGCTGTCCGGCCCGTCGGCGCTCGACGGCGAGCAGAACGCCTATCGCGACGTGGTGCCCTTCGCCCGCCGTATCGTCGAGACCTTTCCCGACCGCGTGTTGTGGGGAACCGACTGGCCGCACCCGAATTTGAAAGACCACATGCCCGATGACGGCCTGCTGGTCGATTTCATCCCGCATGTCGCGGTGACCCCCGAGCTGCAGAAGAAGCTCCTGGTGGACAACCCGATGCGGCTCTACTGGCCCGAGATTTCCTAG
- a CDS encoding NAD(P)-dependent oxidoreductase — MTAPSNQWRIGLVGYGEVGRILAEDLRAQKVRVAAYDVKLGGAAAAPLEEHARAHGVTLVASHRDLAAEADLVISAVTASQAVPVAEGCAPGMRPGAFFLDFNSASPGAKQRAGALIDAAGGRYVEGAVMTSVPPYRIKVPLWLGGGSAADLATALNDLGFDAKVASDRLGVASAIKMCRSVMIKGLEATVIESFTTARAYGVEDAVLASFAETFPGIDWEKQGAYFFQRVIEHGRRRAEEMREAAATVREIGLTPWQAEGTAERQAFVADLADRGVFGTRGDKGFARSPDWRVEADRILSARKSDKPET, encoded by the coding sequence ATGACTGCACCAAGTAACCAGTGGCGGATCGGTCTCGTCGGCTATGGCGAGGTCGGACGCATTCTCGCCGAGGACCTGCGCGCCCAGAAGGTCAGGGTCGCGGCCTATGACGTCAAGCTCGGCGGCGCCGCCGCCGCGCCGCTCGAGGAGCATGCCCGCGCCCACGGCGTGACGCTGGTCGCCTCGCACCGCGACCTCGCCGCCGAAGCCGATCTCGTGATCTCGGCGGTGACCGCCAGCCAGGCGGTGCCGGTCGCGGAAGGCTGCGCGCCGGGGATGCGGCCGGGGGCCTTCTTCCTCGACTTCAACTCGGCCTCGCCCGGCGCCAAGCAGCGCGCCGGAGCGCTGATCGATGCCGCAGGCGGCCGCTATGTCGAGGGCGCGGTGATGACCTCGGTGCCGCCATACCGCATCAAGGTGCCGCTGTGGCTCGGCGGCGGTTCCGCCGCCGATCTCGCCACGGCGCTGAACGATCTCGGCTTCGACGCCAAGGTCGCCAGCGACAGGCTCGGCGTCGCCTCGGCGATCAAGATGTGCCGCAGCGTCATGATCAAGGGGCTCGAGGCCACCGTGATCGAGAGCTTCACCACTGCCCGTGCCTATGGCGTCGAGGATGCGGTGCTCGCCTCCTTCGCCGAGACCTTCCCGGGCATCGACTGGGAGAAGCAGGGCGCCTATTTCTTCCAGCGGGTGATCGAGCACGGCCGCCGCCGCGCCGAGGAGATGCGCGAGGCCGCCGCCACTGTCCGCGAAATCGGGCTCACCCCCTGGCAGGCGGAAGGCACCGCCGAGCGCCAGGCCTTCGTCGCCGACCTCGCCGATCGCGGCGTGTTCGGCACGCGAGGCGACAAGGGCTTCGCCCGCAGCCCCGACTGGCGCGTCGAGGCCGACCGCATCCTGTCCGCGCGCAAATCGGACAAACCGGAGACGTGA
- a CDS encoding amidohydrolase family protein has translation MIIDVHGHYTTAPKALEEWRNRQIAGIKDPAQMPKASELKISDDEIRESIVANQLKKMQERGSDLTVFSPRASFMAHHIGDFQVSSTWAAICNELCYRVSRLFPDSFIGAAMLPQSPGVDPRTCIPELEKCVKDYGFVGINLNPDPSGGHWTSPPLTDRQWYPIYEKMVEYDIPAMIHVSTSCNACFHTTGAHYLNADTTAFMQCLTGDLFKDFPTLRFLIPHGGGAVPYHWGRFRGLAQELKKPLLKDHLLNNIFFDTCVYHQPGIDLLTKVIPVDNVLFASEMIGAVRGIDPETGFYYDDTKRYIEAASTLTAADRYKIYEGNARRVFPRLDAALKAKGQ, from the coding sequence GTGATTATCGACGTCCACGGTCATTACACCACTGCGCCCAAGGCTCTGGAAGAGTGGCGCAACCGCCAGATCGCCGGCATCAAGGATCCGGCCCAGATGCCCAAGGCGTCGGAGCTGAAGATCAGCGACGACGAGATCCGCGAGAGCATCGTCGCCAATCAGCTCAAGAAGATGCAGGAGCGCGGCTCGGACCTCACGGTGTTCAGCCCGCGCGCCAGTTTCATGGCTCATCACATCGGCGATTTCCAGGTGTCGTCGACCTGGGCCGCGATCTGCAACGAGCTGTGCTATCGCGTCAGCCGACTGTTCCCTGACAGTTTCATCGGCGCGGCCATGCTGCCGCAGTCGCCCGGCGTCGATCCCAGGACCTGCATTCCCGAGCTGGAGAAATGCGTCAAGGACTACGGCTTCGTCGGCATCAACCTCAATCCCGATCCGTCGGGCGGTCACTGGACGTCGCCGCCGCTCACCGACCGGCAGTGGTATCCGATCTACGAAAAGATGGTCGAATACGACATCCCGGCGATGATTCACGTCTCGACCAGCTGCAATGCCTGCTTCCACACCACCGGCGCGCATTATCTCAATGCCGATACCACGGCCTTCATGCAGTGCCTCACCGGTGACCTCTTCAAGGATTTCCCGACGTTGCGCTTCCTGATCCCGCACGGCGGCGGCGCGGTGCCCTATCATTGGGGCCGTTTCCGCGGGCTTGCCCAGGAACTGAAGAAACCGCTGCTCAAGGATCACCTGCTCAACAACATCTTCTTCGATACCTGCGTCTATCATCAGCCGGGCATCGATCTTCTGACCAAGGTGATCCCGGTCGACAACGTGCTGTTCGCCAGCGAGATGATCGGCGCGGTGCGTGGCATCGATCCGGAGACCGGCTTCTATTACGACGACACCAAACGCTACATCGAGGCGGCGTCGACGCTCACGGCCGCCGACCGCTACAAGATCTACGAGGGCAATGCCCGGCGCGTCTTCCCGCGGCTCGATGCCGCGCTGAAGGCCAAGGGGCAGTGA